The DNA region ATTTAGCGGTTGGTGAAGGATTTTGGACTTGGCACCTAGACACACTTTTCGTAACCCTCGCTTTAGGGATTTTATTCTTAGGGACATTCTATCGAGTTGGTCAGAAAGCGACAACGGGCGTACCGGGTAAATTTCAATGTTTCGTTGAAATGAGCATCGAGTTTGTAAACGACATTGTGAAAGAATCTTTCCATGGTCGTAATGCATTAATAGCTCCGCTGTCATTAACTATCTTTATGATGGTTATTCTGATGAACACAATGGATTTGATTCCTGTAGATTTTATTCCTGAAGCAGCAAAAGCAATTGGAATTGACTATATGAAAGTTGTTCCAACAACAGACTTAAATACTACTTTCGCTATGTCGTTAAGTATTTTTGCACTAATTGTTGGTTTCAGCATCAAGGTTAAAGGTTTTCGTGGGTTCACTCGTGAACTGACTATGAATCCATTTAACCATTGGGTATTTATTCCTTTTAACTTTGCACTGGAAATGGTTACTTTACTGGCTAAGCCTATCTCATTAGCGCTGCGTTTGTTTGGTAATATGTACGCAGGTGAGCTGATCTTTATTTTGATCGCGCTTATGCCTTGGTACCTTCAGTGGGGACTAAGTGTGCCATGGGCGATTTTCCATATTTTGGTAATCGTTCTACAAGGGTTTATCTTCATGATGCTGTCTATGGTTTACCTAAGCAGTGCATGTGAAGATCATTAATTTATAAACACAAATTTTAATTAAAATTTTTTATCTTATTGGAGAATAAAATGGAAACTGTATCAGCTACTATTTTCGCTGTTGCTATCTTACTAGGTCTTGCTGCATTCGGTACAGCAATTGGCTTCGCTATTTTAGGCGGCAAATTCCTAGAGTCTTCTGCTCGTCAACCAGAGATGGCACCAGCATTACAAACTAAAATGTTCATTGTTGCTGGTCTTCTTGATGCGATCTCTATGATTGCAGTTGGTATCGCATTATTCCTATTATTCGCGAACCCATTCATCGCTTAATCGGCTTTTGGTCCACCACTAACCAGGAGGTTCGTTGTGAATATCAACGCAACTCTTTTAGGACAAGCGATTTCATTTACGTTATTCGTACTATTTTGTATGAAATATGTATGGCCACCACTGATTGCGGCCATCGAAGAACGTCAAAAGAAAATCGCAGATGGTCTTGCAAGTGCGGATAAAGCTGCTAAAGATCTGAAGCTAGCGGAAGCTAAAGCAACTGATCAATTAAAAGATGCTAA from Moritella sp. Urea-trap-13 includes:
- the atpB gene encoding F0F1 ATP synthase subunit A, translated to MSATGEALTSTQYIQHHLTNLAVGEGFWTWHLDTLFVTLALGILFLGTFYRVGQKATTGVPGKFQCFVEMSIEFVNDIVKESFHGRNALIAPLSLTIFMMVILMNTMDLIPVDFIPEAAKAIGIDYMKVVPTTDLNTTFAMSLSIFALIVGFSIKVKGFRGFTRELTMNPFNHWVFIPFNFALEMVTLLAKPISLALRLFGNMYAGELIFILIALMPWYLQWGLSVPWAIFHILVIVLQGFIFMMLSMVYLSSACEDH
- the atpE gene encoding F0F1 ATP synthase subunit C; this translates as METVSATIFAVAILLGLAAFGTAIGFAILGGKFLESSARQPEMAPALQTKMFIVAGLLDAISMIAVGIALFLLFANPFIA